The proteins below are encoded in one region of Paenacidovorax monticola:
- a CDS encoding 4-hydroxythreonine-4-phosphate dehydrogenase PdxA, producing the protein MSASAKPVVALTLGDPAGIGAELIARLLAKPEAAEQANIVLVGDPWLWQEGQRIAGVQVETDAVASLAAVRGRADTARPAFLAVDTVDPQAVHRSQAEAPGGQSVLKVLNQCMDAALAGQIDAICFAPLNKQAMKLGGLRHEDELHHFAEYLGVKGYFCEFNTLGNLWTSRISSHVPLKDVAGYLSQERIAQAAELIYRSLLANGIAEPQVAIAGFNPHNGDGGTCGREEIDTIEPAVKALQARQWPTPDPFHGPFPADTIFLKAQAGEYQAIVTMYHDQGQIAIKLLGFSRGVTVQGGLPVPITTPAHGTAYDIAGQGKASVEATWQAFLIACRMGAAHRAAT; encoded by the coding sequence ATGTCCGCATCCGCAAAACCCGTCGTGGCCCTGACCCTGGGCGATCCCGCCGGCATCGGCGCCGAACTCATCGCGCGCCTGCTGGCCAAACCCGAAGCCGCAGAGCAGGCCAACATCGTGCTGGTGGGCGACCCCTGGCTCTGGCAGGAAGGCCAGCGCATCGCCGGCGTGCAGGTCGAGACCGATGCCGTCGCCAGCCTGGCCGCCGTGCGCGGCCGCGCCGATACCGCGCGTCCTGCCTTCCTGGCCGTGGACACGGTGGATCCCCAGGCCGTGCACCGCAGCCAGGCCGAGGCGCCTGGCGGCCAGTCCGTGCTGAAAGTGTTGAACCAGTGCATGGACGCGGCGCTCGCGGGCCAGATCGACGCCATCTGCTTCGCGCCGTTGAACAAGCAGGCCATGAAGCTCGGCGGCCTGCGCCACGAGGACGAGCTGCACCATTTTGCCGAGTACCTGGGCGTGAAAGGCTACTTCTGCGAGTTCAACACGCTGGGCAACCTGTGGACCTCGCGCATCTCGTCGCATGTGCCGCTCAAGGACGTGGCCGGCTACCTGAGCCAGGAGCGCATCGCGCAGGCGGCCGAGCTGATCTACCGCTCGCTGCTGGCCAACGGCATCGCCGAGCCCCAGGTGGCCATCGCCGGCTTCAACCCGCACAACGGCGACGGCGGTACCTGCGGCCGCGAAGAGATCGACACCATCGAGCCTGCGGTCAAGGCGCTGCAGGCGCGCCAGTGGCCCACGCCCGATCCCTTCCACGGCCCGTTCCCGGCCGACACCATCTTCCTGAAGGCCCAGGCCGGCGAGTACCAGGCCATCGTGACCATGTACCACGACCAGGGCCAGATCGCGATCAAGCTGCTGGGCTTCTCGCGCGGCGTGACCGTGCAGGGCGGCCTGCCGGTGCCGATCACCACGCCGGCCCACGGCACGGCCTACGACATCGCCGGCCAGGGCAAGGCCAGCGTGGAGGCCACCTGGCAGGCCTTCCTGATCGCCTGCCGCATGGGCGCTGCCCACCGCGCCGCCACCTAG
- a CDS encoding LysR family transcriptional regulator: MGSINRLENTPQLLNRLRMRQLALILSIEERHTLRGAAAQLGLTQPAATKMLHELENALGVPLFDRVGRGLRLNPAGARVTDYFRAIRGSMEALNRELGELRLGSAGRLAIGSIMAASPGRLTDALLGLKERFPLLSIEVAVDTSDLLLGQLREGLLEVVIGRLAGEPGGPCTFRALDGEGLAIIAGNEHPLARQRKVTFEALLAHPWVLQPPGSPMRDVIEHEFRDHQQPLPRGLVETGSILTTINLVRRSTMIGVIPETMARQNAEHGLLQVLPYRLRRVLEAYGSIVRTDRPLSRPAQEFLALLHRA, from the coding sequence ATGGGGTCCATCAACCGGTTGGAAAACACGCCGCAGCTGCTCAACCGGCTGCGCATGCGGCAGCTCGCGCTGATCCTGTCCATCGAGGAGCGGCACACGCTGCGCGGCGCGGCCGCGCAACTGGGGCTGACGCAGCCCGCCGCCACCAAGATGCTCCACGAGCTGGAGAACGCGCTGGGCGTGCCGCTGTTCGACCGCGTGGGCCGCGGCCTGCGGCTCAACCCCGCGGGCGCGCGGGTGACGGACTACTTCCGCGCCATCCGCGGCAGCATGGAAGCGCTCAACCGAGAACTGGGCGAGCTGCGCCTGGGCAGCGCCGGGCGCCTGGCGATCGGCAGCATCATGGCGGCCTCGCCAGGCCGCCTGACCGACGCGCTGCTGGGCCTGAAGGAGCGGTTTCCGCTGCTGTCCATCGAGGTGGCCGTGGACACCAGCGACCTGCTGCTGGGCCAGTTGCGCGAAGGACTGCTGGAGGTGGTGATCGGGCGCCTGGCGGGCGAGCCCGGCGGGCCTTGCACCTTCCGTGCCCTCGACGGCGAAGGGCTGGCCATCATCGCCGGCAACGAGCACCCGCTGGCACGCCAGCGGAAGGTCACTTTCGAGGCGCTGCTGGCCCACCCCTGGGTGCTGCAGCCACCCGGCAGCCCCATGCGCGACGTGATCGAGCACGAGTTCCGCGACCACCAGCAGCCCCTGCCCCGCGGGCTGGTCGAGACGGGCTCCATCCTCACCACCATCAACCTCGTGCGGCGCTCCACCATGATCGGCGTGATCCCCGAAACCATGGCGCGCCAGAACGCCGAGCACGGCCTGCTGCAGGTTCTGCCCTACCGCCTGCGGCGCGTGCTGGAGGCCTATGGCAGCATCGTGCGCACCGACCGGCCGTTGAGCCGCCCGGCCCAGGAGTTCCTGGCGCTGCTGCACCGCGCGTAG
- a CDS encoding tripartite tricarboxylate transporter substrate binding protein — translation MIKQLMAGIALAAASLCATAQTAYPGKPVTIVVPFSPGGAADIMSRLLAERLNKRLGQPVIVENKPGAGTMIASEYVAKAAPDGYTLLLAASSLGIAPSLYSKVNYDPVKDFTPVSQVASVVHVLVVHPSIPAKNVGELVTWLKANPTKANYGSVGAGTSTHLEAELFNSVAGVKMQHIPYKGSAPALTDMVGGQLQVMFDAYASSGPFIKDGKVRLLAVTTAQRSQSLPDTPTVAESGLPGYEAMPWLGLVAPAKTPAPVVNKLYAELHEVLKEPEVQDKFRSLGLDIIGSKPEEFGAFLRRDIVKWAKVVKDSGARAD, via the coding sequence ATGATCAAGCAACTGATGGCGGGCATCGCCCTCGCTGCCGCAAGCCTTTGCGCCACGGCCCAGACCGCCTACCCGGGCAAGCCCGTCACCATCGTCGTTCCGTTCTCGCCGGGCGGCGCCGCCGACATCATGTCGCGCCTGCTGGCCGAGCGCCTCAACAAGCGCCTGGGCCAGCCCGTGATCGTGGAGAACAAGCCCGGCGCGGGCACGATGATCGCGTCCGAATACGTGGCCAAGGCCGCGCCCGACGGCTACACGCTGCTGCTCGCGGCCTCGTCGCTGGGCATCGCGCCCAGCCTCTACAGCAAGGTCAACTACGACCCGGTGAAGGACTTCACGCCCGTTTCGCAGGTAGCTTCGGTGGTGCATGTGCTCGTGGTGCATCCCAGCATCCCGGCGAAGAACGTGGGCGAGCTGGTCACCTGGCTCAAGGCCAATCCCACCAAGGCCAACTACGGCTCGGTGGGTGCGGGCACGTCCACGCACCTGGAGGCCGAGCTGTTCAACAGCGTGGCCGGCGTGAAGATGCAGCACATTCCCTACAAGGGCAGTGCGCCCGCCCTCACCGACATGGTCGGCGGCCAGCTGCAGGTGATGTTCGATGCCTACGCCTCCTCGGGCCCGTTCATCAAGGACGGCAAGGTGCGCCTGCTGGCCGTGACCACGGCCCAGCGCTCGCAGAGCCTGCCCGACACGCCCACCGTGGCCGAGTCGGGCCTGCCCGGCTACGAGGCCATGCCCTGGCTGGGCCTGGTGGCGCCCGCCAAGACGCCCGCGCCGGTGGTCAACAAGCTCTATGCCGAGCTGCACGAGGTGCTCAAGGAACCCGAGGTGCAGGACAAGTTCCGCAGCCTGGGCCTGGACATCATCGGCAGCAAGCCCGAGGAGTTCGGCGCCTTCCTGCGCCGCGACATCGTGAAATGGGCCAAGGTCGTCAAGGACTCCGGGGCGCGGGCTGACTGA
- a CDS encoding acyl-CoA dehydrogenase family protein, whose protein sequence is MQVGYSAEDEAFRLTLREWFEAQYPRFRSGWTTAHAGRAPDPNDLAWRRAWEDHVCQSGWSGLGWPAQYGGKAWPLTRQAIFHEEQARIGAPLGVNIIGHGILAPTLIHFASEAQKARYLPGILGNREIWCQGYSEPGAGSDLAALSTRAERRGDHYVLNGHKIWTSFAHIADYCFVLARTDPAAQRHKGISFLLVDMKSPGVRVEPIRQITGESDFNEVFFEDVQVPLDALVGEEHGGWRLAMAAASFERGTYFIPRQVRFAQEVEALKRLAALTTDTPRDGGTALQDPHLRRDIARLAIDSHVLRLKGYRALTHALRGGPPGPEGSSTKLHWSESHQQLLATAMEVLGERVLAGPEPDGADPQAAAWVRDFLWTRAETILAGTSEVQRNILAEQMLGLPK, encoded by the coding sequence ATGCAAGTGGGCTACTCGGCGGAAGACGAAGCCTTCCGCCTCACGCTGCGCGAATGGTTCGAGGCGCAGTACCCGCGGTTCCGGTCTGGCTGGACCACGGCGCACGCGGGCCGCGCGCCCGACCCCAACGACCTGGCCTGGCGCCGCGCCTGGGAAGACCATGTGTGCCAGTCGGGCTGGTCCGGCCTGGGCTGGCCCGCGCAGTACGGCGGCAAGGCCTGGCCGCTCACGCGCCAGGCCATCTTCCACGAGGAGCAGGCCCGCATCGGCGCGCCGCTGGGCGTGAACATCATCGGCCACGGCATCCTCGCGCCCACGCTGATCCATTTCGCGAGCGAGGCGCAGAAGGCGCGCTACCTGCCGGGCATCCTCGGCAACCGCGAGATCTGGTGCCAGGGCTATTCCGAGCCCGGCGCGGGCTCGGACCTCGCGGCCCTGTCCACGCGCGCCGAGCGGCGTGGCGACCACTACGTGCTCAACGGCCACAAGATCTGGACCTCGTTCGCGCACATCGCCGACTACTGCTTCGTGCTCGCGCGCACCGACCCCGCCGCGCAGCGCCACAAGGGCATCAGCTTCCTGCTCGTGGACATGAAGAGCCCGGGCGTGCGCGTGGAGCCCATCCGCCAGATCACGGGCGAGTCGGACTTCAACGAAGTGTTCTTCGAGGACGTGCAGGTGCCGCTCGACGCCCTGGTGGGCGAGGAGCACGGTGGCTGGCGCCTGGCCATGGCGGCCGCAAGCTTCGAGCGCGGCACCTATTTCATTCCGCGCCAGGTGCGCTTCGCGCAGGAGGTCGAGGCGCTCAAGCGGCTTGCGGCCCTCACGACGGACACCCCGCGCGATGGCGGTACCGCGCTGCAGGATCCGCACCTGCGCCGCGACATCGCACGCCTGGCGATAGACAGCCACGTGCTCCGGCTCAAGGGCTACCGCGCGCTCACCCATGCGCTGCGTGGCGGCCCGCCCGGGCCCGAGGGCTCGTCGACCAAGCTGCACTGGAGCGAGTCGCACCAGCAGCTGCTGGCCACGGCCATGGAGGTGCTGGGCGAGCGTGTGCTAGCGGGCCCCGAGCCCGATGGCGCCGACCCGCAGGCCGCAGCCTGGGTGCGCGACTTTTTGTGGACGCGCGCCGAAACCATCCTCGCAGGCACCTCCGAAGTGCAGCGCAACATCCTGGCCGAGCAGATGCTGGGCCTGCCGAAGTAA
- a CDS encoding acyl-CoA dehydrogenase family protein translates to MDFALNEEQQMLQASARRFFADHHPLARARRALPWSDADQRRLWADMAGMGWLALLVPEAHGGLGLGMAEACLVAEEAGRQLVNLPLAASAVLLPQWLAACGEDAPEALRGWVQAAMAGERAFHSMAEGDAWTDHAGQASDCIVVQGWHDGSVPLRAALRPAGDGAVPGALDPTLLQAPATALAQPLDWITLPLAPEARARVRAAHRLALAAELVGVAQAALDLACAYARERVQFGKPIGSYQALKHQLANAWMGVDNARLALLYAAAAIDGGLPDWRFACAAAEYTAIEGAQHSTRTAIQVHGGMGFTWEHDAHLYLKRAQHLAVRLGGASRALDRVEALALA, encoded by the coding sequence ATGGATTTCGCACTGAACGAAGAGCAGCAGATGCTGCAGGCGTCGGCCCGCCGCTTCTTCGCCGACCACCACCCGCTGGCGCGTGCGCGCCGCGCCTTGCCCTGGAGCGATGCGGACCAGCGGCGCCTGTGGGCCGACATGGCCGGCATGGGCTGGCTGGCCCTGCTCGTGCCCGAGGCGCACGGCGGCCTGGGCCTCGGCATGGCCGAGGCCTGCCTGGTGGCCGAGGAGGCGGGCCGCCAGCTGGTGAACCTGCCGCTGGCCGCCAGCGCCGTGCTGCTGCCGCAGTGGCTCGCGGCCTGCGGCGAGGACGCCCCCGAGGCACTGCGCGGCTGGGTACAGGCCGCGATGGCAGGCGAGCGCGCCTTCCACAGCATGGCCGAGGGCGACGCGTGGACCGACCACGCGGGCCAGGCATCGGACTGCATCGTGGTGCAGGGCTGGCACGACGGCAGCGTGCCGTTGCGCGCAGCTCTGCGGCCCGCCGGAGACGGCGCGGTGCCGGGCGCCCTCGACCCCACGCTGCTGCAGGCGCCCGCCACGGCGCTGGCCCAGCCGCTGGACTGGATCACGCTCCCACTCGCGCCCGAGGCCCGTGCCCGCGTGCGCGCCGCGCACCGCCTCGCGCTCGCGGCCGAGCTCGTGGGCGTGGCGCAGGCCGCGCTGGACCTGGCCTGCGCCTATGCGCGCGAACGCGTGCAATTCGGCAAGCCCATCGGCAGCTACCAGGCCCTCAAGCACCAGCTCGCCAACGCCTGGATGGGGGTGGACAACGCGCGCCTGGCCCTGCTCTACGCGGCCGCCGCGATCGATGGCGGCCTGCCGGATTGGCGCTTCGCCTGCGCGGCGGCCGAATACACGGCCATCGAGGGCGCGCAGCACAGCACGCGCACGGCCATCCAGGTGCATGGCGGCATGGGCTTCACGTGGGAGCACGATGCCCACCTCTACCTCAAGCGCGCCCAGCACCTGGCCGTGCGCCTGGGCGGCGCCTCGCGCGCGCTCGACCGCGTGGAAGCGCTGGCCCTGGCCTGA
- a CDS encoding Bug family tripartite tricarboxylate transporter substrate binding protein has product MQKRTLAALIGLAALAALQPLGAWAQAGDWPSKPLRMLVGSAPGGGTDAMARAVADRLAPLLKQPVVVENRAGVSNTLAADVTAKSTDGHTMVMGVVTAHAIAPHLLKLGYDSNKDLVPVAFVGSVPNVLIVSNSVPAKSVQDLVALAKKEPGRINYASSGAGSTQHIAAEIFKDAAGVDITHVPYKGSAAALVDLVSGQVQMSFDTMPSVIGQIKSGKLRPLAVTSAQRNAQLPQVPTMAESGLPAVQVSAWYGVYMPASTPKAVQQKVHDEVNKVIAMPETKARLEAVGAELTPMSQADFVAFHNAEYQRYGDIIRKNQIKID; this is encoded by the coding sequence ATGCAGAAACGAACCCTGGCCGCGCTCATCGGCCTGGCGGCCTTGGCCGCGCTGCAACCGCTGGGTGCATGGGCCCAGGCCGGCGACTGGCCCAGCAAGCCCCTGCGCATGCTTGTGGGCTCGGCGCCCGGCGGCGGCACGGACGCCATGGCGCGCGCGGTGGCAGACCGGCTCGCACCGCTGCTCAAGCAGCCCGTGGTGGTGGAGAACCGCGCCGGTGTCTCCAACACGCTGGCCGCGGACGTGACGGCCAAGTCCACCGACGGCCACACCATGGTGATGGGCGTGGTCACGGCCCATGCCATCGCGCCGCACCTGCTCAAGCTCGGCTACGACAGCAACAAGGACCTGGTGCCCGTGGCCTTCGTAGGCTCGGTGCCCAATGTGCTCATCGTCAGCAACAGCGTGCCCGCCAAGTCGGTGCAGGACCTGGTGGCGCTGGCCAAAAAGGAGCCGGGCCGCATCAACTACGCCAGCAGCGGCGCGGGCAGCACCCAGCACATCGCAGCCGAGATCTTCAAGGACGCCGCGGGCGTGGACATCACCCACGTGCCCTACAAGGGCAGTGCCGCCGCGCTGGTTGACCTGGTGAGCGGCCAAGTGCAGATGAGCTTTGACACCATGCCCTCCGTCATCGGCCAGATCAAGAGCGGCAAGCTGCGCCCGCTGGCCGTGACCTCGGCGCAGCGCAACGCCCAGCTGCCGCAGGTGCCGACCATGGCCGAGTCCGGCCTGCCCGCGGTGCAGGTCAGCGCCTGGTACGGCGTCTACATGCCGGCCTCGACCCCGAAGGCCGTGCAGCAGAAGGTGCACGACGAGGTCAACAAGGTCATCGCCATGCCCGAGACCAAGGCCCGCCTGGAGGCCGTGGGCGCCGAGCTGACGCCCATGAGCCAGGCCGACTTCGTCGCCTTCCACAACGCCGAGTACCAGCGCTACGGCGACATCATCCGCAAGAACCAGATCAAGATCGATTGA
- a CDS encoding PaaI family thioesterase has protein sequence MTATDLPIALQHLQSTVLAMPMARTLGLRFVRAAPGAVELEMPIQDAFCFRPGQLQATALFALGDFAAVSAAGSLLPPGWANATVDGSVKLFAPARGCHVRARGRVVDAGRLLSICAADLYAVAEDGSETPCATWLGTARNLEVRSALA, from the coding sequence ATGACCGCTACCGATCTGCCCATCGCCCTGCAGCATCTACAGTCCACCGTGCTCGCCATGCCCATGGCGCGCACGCTGGGCCTGCGCTTCGTGCGCGCCGCGCCGGGCGCGGTGGAGCTGGAGATGCCCATCCAGGACGCGTTCTGTTTCCGGCCCGGCCAGCTGCAGGCCACGGCCCTGTTCGCGCTGGGCGATTTCGCGGCCGTGTCGGCCGCGGGCAGCCTGCTGCCGCCGGGCTGGGCCAATGCCACGGTGGACGGCAGCGTGAAGCTGTTCGCGCCCGCACGCGGCTGCCATGTGCGGGCGCGTGGCCGCGTGGTCGATGCGGGGCGCCTGCTCAGCATCTGCGCGGCCGATCTGTACGCCGTGGCCGAGGACGGCAGCGAGACGCCTTGTGCCACCTGGCTGGGCACGGCGCGCAACCTCGAGGTCCGCTCTGCCCTGGCCTGA
- a CDS encoding 3-deoxy-7-phosphoheptulonate synthase, translating into MTTHAHRPATPLSTHDTTRIDDLRIKAVRPLITPAILQEWLPTPEAAQQLVEASRAAISRVLHGQDDRLVVVVGPCSIHDHDQAMDYARQLKREADALAADLLVVMRVYFEKPRTTVGWKGYINDPHLDGSFAINEGLEMARALLLDVLALGLPVGTEFLDLLSPQFISDLVSWGAIGARTTESQSHRQLASGLSCPVGFKNGTDGGVKVASDAILAASAPHAFMGMTKMGQSAIFETRGNDDCHVILRGGKQPNYQKADVDAACAMLQAAGLREQVMIDVSHANSSKQHARQIVVAHEVAQQIAAGDARITGLMIESHLEEGRQDIVAGQALKPGVSVTDACISMAQTVPVLQDLAAAVRARRALARG; encoded by the coding sequence ATGACGACCCACGCCCACCGCCCTGCCACCCCACTGTCTACGCACGACACCACGCGCATCGACGACCTGCGCATCAAGGCCGTGCGCCCGCTCATTACGCCGGCCATCCTGCAGGAATGGCTGCCCACGCCCGAAGCCGCGCAGCAGCTCGTCGAGGCCAGCCGCGCCGCGATCTCGCGCGTGCTGCACGGGCAGGACGACCGGCTCGTCGTGGTCGTGGGGCCCTGCTCCATCCACGACCATGACCAGGCCATGGACTACGCGCGCCAGCTAAAACGCGAGGCCGACGCGCTGGCCGCCGACCTGCTCGTCGTGATGCGCGTGTACTTCGAGAAGCCGCGCACCACCGTGGGCTGGAAGGGCTACATCAACGACCCGCACCTGGACGGCAGCTTCGCCATCAACGAGGGGCTGGAGATGGCGCGCGCGCTGCTGCTCGACGTGCTGGCCCTGGGCCTGCCCGTGGGCACGGAGTTCCTGGACCTGCTCTCGCCGCAGTTCATCAGCGACCTCGTGAGCTGGGGCGCGATCGGTGCCCGCACCACCGAGAGCCAGAGCCACCGCCAGCTCGCGAGCGGCCTATCCTGCCCCGTGGGTTTCAAGAACGGCACGGACGGCGGCGTGAAGGTGGCGAGCGACGCCATCCTCGCGGCCAGCGCACCGCACGCCTTCATGGGCATGACCAAGATGGGCCAGTCGGCCATCTTCGAGACGCGCGGCAACGACGACTGCCATGTGATCCTGCGCGGCGGCAAGCAGCCCAACTACCAGAAGGCCGATGTGGATGCGGCCTGCGCCATGCTCCAGGCCGCCGGGTTGCGCGAGCAGGTGATGATCGACGTGTCGCACGCCAACAGCAGCAAGCAGCATGCACGCCAGATCGTGGTGGCGCACGAGGTGGCCCAGCAGATCGCGGCGGGCGACGCACGCATCACGGGCCTGATGATCGAAAGCCACCTGGAAGAAGGCCGCCAGGACATCGTGGCCGGCCAGGCCCTGAAGCCCGGCGTTTCGGTGACGGACGCCTGCATCAGCATGGCGCAGACCGTGCCCGTGCTGCAGGATCTGGCCGCCGCCGTGCGCGCGCGCCGCGCCCTGGCGCGGGGCTGA
- a CDS encoding MerR family DNA-binding transcriptional regulator, with the protein MLISELAQRTGVSVHALRHYERMGLLRPRRLANGYRDYAPQARREVVFIAMSRALGFGLPRIAEYLRAWRAGRIGPAELVDAMHERAREIDAQIAALQAQRTQALAHADWLRARQSEQDRARHGAPPRASWPRVRRASAP; encoded by the coding sequence ATGCTGATATCCGAACTCGCACAGCGCACGGGCGTCTCGGTGCATGCGCTGCGCCACTACGAGCGCATGGGCTTGCTGCGGCCCCGGCGCCTGGCCAACGGCTACCGCGACTACGCGCCCCAGGCGCGGCGCGAGGTGGTGTTCATCGCCATGTCGCGCGCGCTGGGCTTTGGCCTGCCGCGCATTGCCGAATACCTGCGCGCCTGGCGCGCGGGCCGCATCGGGCCCGCGGAGCTGGTCGACGCCATGCACGAGCGTGCGCGCGAGATCGATGCCCAGATCGCCGCGCTGCAGGCCCAGCGCACCCAAGCCCTCGCGCATGCGGACTGGCTGCGCGCGCGCCAGTCCGAGCAGGACCGCGCACGCCATGGCGCGCCGCCCCGCGCGTCCTGGCCCCGGGTGCGGCGTGCGTCCGCACCCTAG